In Pseudobacter ginsenosidimutans, the following are encoded in one genomic region:
- a CDS encoding helix-turn-helix domain-containing protein: MLLHIKNMVCNRCKWVVKNELEKLGHNVMVMRLGEVELQNEATPEQMDDIEKKLEEFGFELIGDRSSQLIEIMKTTLIGLVQEPDKLEKINLSDYLSSTLHRDYSSLSKLFSEVEGITIEQFFILQKIERAKELLVYDEMSLTQIAYDLGYSSVAHLSSQFKKVTGLTPSHFKQLRGEKRKPLDGVNEE; the protein is encoded by the coding sequence ATGTTGCTGCACATCAAGAATATGGTTTGTAACCGCTGCAAATGGGTGGTGAAAAATGAACTGGAAAAACTGGGCCATAATGTTATGGTGATGAGACTGGGCGAAGTGGAGCTTCAGAATGAAGCCACACCGGAGCAGATGGATGATATCGAAAAGAAACTGGAAGAATTCGGATTTGAGCTGATCGGAGACCGGTCATCACAGCTCATCGAGATCATGAAGACCACACTTATCGGCCTGGTGCAGGAACCCGATAAACTGGAGAAGATCAATCTGTCGGATTATTTATCGTCCACCCTGCACCGCGATTATTCCTCGTTGAGTAAACTCTTCTCCGAAGTGGAAGGCATCACCATCGAACAATTTTTCATCCTGCAAAAGATCGAGCGGGCAAAGGAATTGCTGGTGTATGATGAAATGAGCCTTACGCAGATCGCGTATGACCTGGGCTACAGCAGTGTGGCGCATTTGAGCAGCCAGTTCAAAAAAGTGACCGGACTAACCCCCAGTCATTTCAAGCAATTGCGCGGAGAGAAACGGAAACCACTGGATGGTGTGAACGAAGAGTAA
- a CDS encoding heavy-metal-associated domain-containing protein, with amino-acid sequence MTHQYNVTGVTCGGCITNVKRAIESVPGIISADVKKEAPQAVVTMDKHVDTTALQEALKQYGNYQISEFSEPH; translated from the coding sequence ATGACACATCAGTATAACGTTACAGGAGTTACTTGCGGAGGCTGCATCACCAATGTTAAACGCGCCATCGAATCCGTTCCCGGCATCATCAGCGCAGACGTAAAAAAAGAAGCGCCCCAGGCCGTGGTGACTATGGACAAACATGTAGATACAACCGCATTACAGGAAGCGCTGAAACAGTATGGCAATTACCAGATCTCTGAATTCAGCGAACCTCATTAA
- a CDS encoding TonB-dependent receptor: MKQLTSLLLLLIVSVQSMAQFSSISGTVRDKATGEALPGTVIACNGKKTLAGNDGRFLINLSAAAANPAIIVSRIGYRTDTIEYTGTHLSVLLEASSQVLTDVVVTGTMKAVQKTASPVPVEVYTPQFFRRNPTPTIFDALQQVNGVRPQLNCNVCNTGDIHINGLEGPYTMVLIDGMPIVSSLGSVYGLSGIPNSLVERIEVVKGPASSLYGSEAIGGLINVITKNPVKAPLVSVDLMATSWKEYNVDLGVKYKATNKITGLLGANYFNFNNRVDRNDDNFTDVTLQNRISVFNKFSFERKNNRQANLAARYVYEDRWGGDMRWNKSFRGGDSLYGESIYTSRVELIGNYQLPVSEKLMFSWSYNSHVQRSAYGNTIFNARQQVAFGQLTWDKTLGNHDLLVGSVFRYTDYDDNTTATLDTFTMKNKPDRTPLPGIFVQDELSIGSNHKLLAGIRWDHHPVHGNIFTPRIAWKWSASSNDVIRLNAGTGFRVVNLFTEDHAALTGARAVEIEDELEPERSYNVNLNYVKRIYTRSFWLTLDASTWYTHFTNRIIPDYETNTDKIIYGNLDGYSVSKGVSVNAEAGFTNGLKANLGITVMDVTITENDDMGAKETKRQLLTEKWTGNWSLSYAFRKGGWSMDYTGNIYGPMLLPLLGDLDPRKPKSPAWSIQNIQVTKKLKHGIEVYGGVKNLLNWTPAKGNPFLIARAHDPFDKKVVRDDNTGVIINPGNNGDPNPYLLTFDPNYVYAPNQGIRGFVGIRWVITNGDK, encoded by the coding sequence ATGAAACAGTTGACCAGTTTGCTGCTTTTGCTAATAGTTAGTGTACAGTCGATGGCCCAGTTCAGCAGCATTTCAGGAACGGTAAGGGATAAAGCTACCGGTGAGGCTTTGCCCGGAACGGTGATTGCCTGCAATGGCAAAAAAACACTGGCAGGGAATGATGGCAGGTTTTTGATTAACCTTTCGGCGGCGGCTGCAAACCCGGCAATTATCGTGTCCAGGATCGGGTATAGAACGGATACTATTGAGTATACAGGAACACATCTTTCTGTTTTACTGGAAGCGTCATCACAGGTGCTCACGGATGTAGTGGTCACGGGAACGATGAAAGCTGTACAGAAAACTGCCAGCCCGGTTCCGGTGGAAGTATATACGCCGCAATTCTTCAGGAGAAATCCGACGCCCACTATTTTCGATGCACTGCAACAGGTGAACGGCGTTAGGCCGCAACTCAATTGCAATGTGTGCAATACAGGTGATATTCATATCAACGGCCTGGAAGGTCCGTATACAATGGTGTTGATAGATGGAATGCCCATCGTGAGCAGTCTTGGTTCAGTATACGGACTTAGCGGGATACCAAATTCACTGGTGGAAAGGATAGAAGTGGTGAAAGGTCCTGCTTCATCACTGTATGGCTCAGAAGCCATCGGAGGGCTTATCAACGTGATCACCAAGAACCCGGTGAAAGCACCGCTTGTTTCCGTTGACCTTATGGCAACTTCCTGGAAAGAATACAATGTAGACCTGGGCGTGAAATACAAGGCCACCAATAAGATAACGGGATTGCTGGGGGCGAATTATTTCAATTTCAACAACAGGGTAGACAGGAACGATGATAACTTTACCGATGTAACACTTCAGAACAGGATCTCGGTTTTCAATAAATTCAGCTTTGAAAGGAAGAATAACAGACAAGCGAATCTGGCTGCGCGGTATGTGTATGAAGACAGATGGGGCGGGGATATGCGGTGGAACAAAAGTTTCAGAGGCGGAGATAGTCTGTATGGTGAAAGTATTTACACTTCGCGTGTTGAGCTGATCGGTAACTACCAATTACCAGTAAGCGAAAAGCTGATGTTCTCCTGGTCGTACAATTCGCATGTGCAAAGATCTGCGTATGGCAATACCATTTTCAACGCCAGGCAGCAGGTTGCTTTTGGCCAGCTGACCTGGGATAAAACACTGGGCAATCATGATCTGCTGGTAGGTTCAGTATTCAGGTATACAGATTACGACGATAATACCACGGCCACTCTCGATACTTTCACCATGAAGAATAAGCCGGACCGTACGCCACTACCTGGCATATTCGTGCAGGATGAACTGAGCATCGGTAGTAATCACAAATTGCTGGCCGGTATCAGATGGGACCATCACCCGGTGCATGGCAATATCTTCACGCCGCGTATCGCCTGGAAATGGAGCGCATCTTCCAATGATGTGATCAGGCTCAATGCAGGAACTGGTTTCAGGGTAGTGAACCTGTTCACTGAGGACCATGCCGCTCTCACAGGTGCCAGGGCAGTGGAGATCGAAGATGAGCTTGAGCCAGAACGCAGCTACAATGTGAACCTCAATTACGTGAAGCGTATCTATACACGGTCTTTCTGGCTGACGCTCGATGCCTCCACCTGGTACACTCATTTCACCAATCGCATCATCCCGGATTATGAAACCAATACCGATAAGATCATCTATGGTAACCTGGATGGATATTCTGTATCGAAAGGCGTAAGCGTGAATGCAGAGGCGGGTTTTACAAATGGACTGAAAGCAAACCTGGGCATCACTGTGATGGATGTGACCATTACTGAGAATGATGATATGGGTGCCAAGGAAACAAAGCGACAACTGCTGACAGAGAAGTGGACCGGCAACTGGTCGTTAAGCTATGCATTCAGGAAGGGCGGCTGGAGCATGGATTATACTGGCAATATCTATGGGCCGATGTTATTGCCCCTGCTTGGTGATCTGGATCCGCGTAAGCCGAAATCACCCGCATGGAGCATTCAGAATATCCAGGTTACGAAAAAACTGAAACATGGCATCGAGGTATATGGTGGTGTAAAGAACCTGCTCAACTGGACGCCGGCGAAAGGCAACCCTTTTTTGATTGCGCGAGCTCATGATCCGTTTGATAAGAAAGTTGTGCGCGATGATAATACCGGTGTTATCATCAATCCCGGAAATAACGGCGATCCCAATCCGTATTTACTCACTTTCGATCCCAATTACGTATATGCACCAAACCAGGGTATCCGTGGCTTCGTAGGAATACGATGGGTTATTACTAACGGTGACAAATAA
- a CDS encoding type 1 glutamine amidotransferase encodes MYRSDHKQIRIAILDLYEGQANEGMRCIREILQQYGIAHQLEMVWDEFEVRKLQQLPDLSYDLYISSGGPGSPVDSEGSEWENKYFNWINTVQEYNQHPGHPVKKHVLFICHSFQLACRYFKVAEVKRRKSTAFGVFPVHMLDKGHTEPLFADLQDPFYAVDSRDFQVIQPDHQRIRQLGGAILAIEKERPHVPLERAIMALRFNEYMVGTQFHPEADAAGMTMYLLREDKKRTVISNHGEAKWSSMIEQLNDPDKIRYTYAHVLPNFLRLATEELVGIPA; translated from the coding sequence ATGTACAGGAGCGATCACAAACAAATCCGCATAGCCATCCTCGATCTTTATGAAGGTCAGGCTAACGAGGGTATGCGTTGTATCCGCGAGATCCTGCAGCAGTACGGCATCGCACATCAGCTGGAGATGGTATGGGACGAATTTGAAGTGCGCAAGCTGCAGCAACTTCCCGATCTCAGTTACGACCTCTATATTTCCAGTGGCGGCCCCGGTTCACCTGTTGACAGCGAAGGCAGTGAATGGGAAAACAAATATTTCAACTGGATCAATACCGTACAGGAGTACAATCAACATCCCGGCCATCCGGTGAAAAAACATGTACTCTTCATTTGCCATTCTTTCCAGCTGGCCTGCCGCTATTTCAAAGTGGCAGAAGTAAAAAGAAGAAAAAGCACCGCCTTCGGCGTATTTCCCGTACATATGCTGGATAAAGGACATACAGAGCCGCTCTTCGCGGATCTGCAGGATCCTTTTTATGCAGTGGACAGTCGTGATTTCCAGGTGATCCAGCCTGATCACCAGCGCATCCGCCAGCTCGGCGGCGCCATCCTTGCCATCGAAAAAGAAAGGCCCCATGTTCCGCTGGAACGCGCCATCATGGCCCTGCGCTTCAATGAATACATGGTGGGTACACAGTTCCACCCGGAAGCCGATGCCGCCGGAATGACGATGTACCTGTTGCGGGAAGACAAGAAACGAACCGTGATCAGCAATCATGGCGAAGCCAAATGGAGCTCCATGATCGAGCAACTCAATGATCCCGACAAGATCAGGTACACTTATGCGCATGTACTCCCTAATTTTTTAAGACTGGCTACAGAAGAGCTCGTGGGTATTCCTGCTTAA